From the genome of candidate division TA06 bacterium, one region includes:
- the cysK gene encoding cysteine synthase A, whose amino-acid sequence MNIKGSIMDCIGKTPLVYLKRLGSGVNATIAAKLEMFNPYSIKDRPVYYMIKEAEKRGQIKEGTTIIEASSGNTAIALAYICGMKGYRLIICMSEIQSLERKKIIKALGAELELTPKEKGTLGSRERAKELHEEIPDSYYICQHSNPDNTKAHVETTAEELWSDTDGKIDVLVAGLGTTGTAMGVAEVIKSRKPGFKVIGIEPEQAPVLSKGIFNPHRMMGTAPGWVPDLYDSSLVDEIVTVSEEDAFGTCRRLALEEGIFAGITSGATAHVSLDLARRKEFEGKLIVCIFADTGERYLSVEGLY is encoded by the coding sequence ATGAACATAAAGGGCAGCATCATGGATTGCATCGGTAAGACGCCCCTGGTGTACCTGAAAAGACTGGGGAGCGGTGTCAACGCCACTATCGCGGCAAAATTGGAGATGTTCAATCCTTACAGCATCAAGGACAGGCCGGTCTATTACATGATAAAAGAGGCCGAGAAGAGAGGCCAGATAAAAGAGGGAACCACTATCATAGAAGCCTCGAGTGGAAACACAGCCATAGCCCTCGCGTACATCTGTGGTATGAAGGGCTACCGTCTGATCATCTGTATGTCGGAGATACAGAGCCTTGAACGAAAGAAAATCATCAAAGCCCTCGGGGCTGAACTCGAGCTTACACCAAAAGAGAAAGGAACCCTCGGCTCGCGCGAGAGAGCCAAGGAACTCCATGAAGAAATCCCGGATTCCTATTATATTTGTCAGCATTCCAACCCTGACAACACAAAGGCCCACGTCGAAACGACAGCCGAAGAACTCTGGTCCGACACTGACGGAAAAATAGATGTTCTTGTGGCGGGTCTGGGGACAACCGGCACTGCTATGGGTGTGGCCGAAGTGATTAAGTCCAGGAAACCCGGCTTCAAAGTCATAGGAATTGAGCCGGAACAGGCTCCAGTTCTATCAAAAGGAATCTTCAATCCCCACAGGATGATGGGCACGGCCCCCGGGTGGGTTCCGGACCTTTATGATAGTTCGCTGGTTGACGAGATAGTCACCGTATCAGAAGAGGATGCGTTTGGTACCTGCAGGCGGCTTGCCCTGGAAGAAGGGATATTTGCTGGCATAACGTCAGGAGCGACAGCCCATGTCTCACTTGATCTTGCTCGCAGGAAAGAGTTCGAAGGAAAATTGATCGTATGCATCTTCGCAGATACGGGTGAGAGATACCTGAGTGTTGAAGGACTTTACTGA